The following coding sequences are from one Arthrobacter crystallopoietes window:
- a CDS encoding DUF4439 domain-containing protein, translated as MTLSTVVGTTSGGPAKGTAGTKAGGRASRFFRRTLLLLLAAALVISIGTVVTGLETAPPPLSTTEQARLDAGQRLLAVAGDLRHLASVETNSNNDDGGSAPLLAAASMLEEQAGLFPLQTTWPSGAAAPDPESGDGPGIRGSDARGPTPTNPPSREAGAPTLDGTLQRLASTSRFLLSASLEVDPGLARLLASVGASAFSQAALLHAAYPDTAQPVPWKSDVVDPPTECGRPGPENQDSQSSVPGGELPAEAQAVAAVVVSEYKLAFLYQAALPRTTGAQREAAAENYAAHRDLMEHWEELAADACVELPLRAPAYALPEGFLDEPWQGLVDAEGEAALALGDLVALGDGALRAAAASDLPGAAERIATMTGEPPLTPGLDLRESGNAVSPSGTSETAGAASSAPALKDGPQ; from the coding sequence ATGACATTATCAACTGTTGTGGGAACAACGTCAGGAGGGCCGGCCAAGGGCACGGCCGGCACTAAGGCCGGCGGCAGAGCCAGCCGCTTTTTCCGGCGTACCCTACTGCTTTTGCTGGCCGCCGCACTGGTCATCAGCATCGGCACCGTCGTCACCGGCCTGGAGACCGCCCCACCCCCGCTGAGCACCACCGAACAGGCGCGTCTTGACGCCGGGCAGCGACTGCTGGCGGTAGCCGGAGATCTTCGTCACCTGGCTTCGGTGGAGACCAATTCAAACAACGACGACGGCGGCTCCGCACCGCTGCTGGCTGCTGCTTCCATGCTGGAGGAGCAGGCCGGATTGTTCCCGCTGCAGACTACCTGGCCATCCGGAGCAGCCGCCCCGGATCCCGAATCCGGGGACGGTCCCGGCATCCGCGGTTCCGATGCCCGCGGTCCCACCCCCACCAACCCGCCGTCGCGCGAAGCCGGGGCGCCGACGCTGGACGGCACGCTCCAACGGCTGGCCTCGACCTCCCGTTTCCTGCTCTCCGCGTCCTTGGAGGTAGACCCCGGCCTTGCGCGCCTGCTGGCCTCCGTCGGTGCGTCGGCCTTCAGCCAGGCAGCTTTGCTGCACGCGGCTTACCCCGACACCGCACAGCCGGTTCCCTGGAAATCCGATGTGGTGGATCCGCCGACCGAATGCGGCCGGCCCGGCCCTGAAAACCAGGATTCCCAGTCATCGGTGCCCGGGGGCGAGCTGCCGGCGGAAGCGCAGGCCGTTGCCGCCGTCGTTGTCAGTGAATACAAATTGGCGTTCCTGTACCAGGCCGCGCTGCCCCGGACCACGGGTGCACAGCGCGAAGCCGCGGCGGAGAACTATGCCGCGCATCGGGATCTCATGGAGCACTGGGAGGAACTGGCCGCGGACGCCTGCGTGGAGCTGCCGCTGCGCGCGCCGGCCTATGCACTTCCCGAGGGCTTCCTGGACGAACCGTGGCAGGGGCTCGTCGACGCGGAAGGTGAAGCGGCGCTGGCCCTGGGAGATCTGGTGGCCCTGGGAGACGGCGCACTGCGGGCCGCCGCTGCCTCGGATCTGCCGGGAGCGGCCGAGCGGATCGCGACCATGACCGGTGAGCCGCCGCTTACGCCCGGCCTCGACCTTCGCGAAAGCGGCAACGCAGTCTCCCCTTCCGGAACGTCCGAAACTGCCGGTGCGGCATCGTCGGCGCCGGCTTTGAAGGACGGCCCGCAATGA
- the rimP gene encoding ribosome maturation factor RimP: MADRPDHTGVFHSGKPSGAQTQLEASRLKELLAPTVAASDLYLEDIEVRIAGTQRTVHVIVDLPEDQQGGVSLDKIAEVSQSLSAALDEDPHDEGAPYDLEVSSPGVSRPLTEPRHWRRNLGRKVSVKVLDGDNVTGRLLEVGDDSVTIRPDIPVKKGMKPKHGEPVQLAFANIRSGKVEIEFTHLDEDLAAAQMRGELEDEEA; this comes from the coding sequence ATGGCGGATCGACCCGATCACACCGGCGTGTTCCATTCGGGGAAACCATCCGGCGCCCAGACCCAATTGGAAGCGTCGCGGCTGAAGGAACTGTTGGCCCCCACGGTGGCTGCCAGCGACCTGTACTTGGAAGACATCGAAGTGCGTATCGCCGGAACCCAGCGCACCGTACACGTGATCGTGGATCTGCCCGAGGACCAGCAGGGCGGCGTGAGCCTGGACAAGATCGCGGAGGTCTCGCAGAGCCTTTCCGCGGCGCTGGACGAGGACCCGCATGATGAGGGTGCCCCCTATGATCTTGAAGTTTCTTCCCCCGGCGTGAGCCGGCCGCTGACCGAGCCGCGGCACTGGCGCCGCAATCTCGGCCGCAAGGTGTCGGTGAAAGTTCTCGACGGCGACAACGTCACCGGGCGTCTGCTGGAGGTCGGGGACGATTCCGTCACGATACGGCCCGACATTCCTGTGAAGAAGGGCATGAAGCCCAAGCACGGGGAACCCGTCCAGCTGGCCTTTGCGAACATCCGCAGCGGCAAGGTGGAAATAGAATTCACCCACTTGGATGAAGACCTGGCCGCAGCTCAGATGCGCGGCGAACTAGAAGATGAGGAGGCCTGA
- the nusA gene encoding transcription termination factor NusA → MDIDMSALRFLEREREIPLDLLIPTIEQALLVAYHKTPGSIDKARAELDRKSGHVTIWAAEMDEDGTVVGEFDDTPSGFGRIAASTARQIILQRLRDAEDDNVLGIFRGKEGELVSGLIQQGHNPNMVQVDLGTVEALLPPPEQVPGEKYPHGARLRAYVVDVHRGMKGPSITLSRSHPGLVRKLFELEVPEIADHSVEIVALAREAGHRTKIAVKANIPGLNAKGACIGEMGSRVRAVMTELHDEKIDIVDFSEDPATFIGNALSPSRVSSVTITDADLRSARVVVPDYQLSLAIGKEGQNARLAAKLTGWRIDIVSDAVAVQQ, encoded by the coding sequence ATGGATATCGACATGAGCGCCCTGCGGTTCCTGGAACGTGAACGCGAAATCCCCCTGGACCTGCTCATTCCCACGATCGAGCAGGCGCTGCTGGTGGCTTACCACAAGACGCCGGGTTCGATCGATAAAGCCCGCGCCGAGCTGGACCGCAAGAGCGGCCATGTGACCATCTGGGCCGCCGAAATGGATGAGGACGGCACCGTCGTCGGCGAGTTCGACGACACCCCGAGCGGGTTCGGCCGCATTGCGGCTTCCACCGCGCGCCAGATCATTCTGCAGCGCCTGCGGGACGCCGAGGATGACAACGTGCTCGGCATTTTCCGTGGCAAGGAAGGCGAGCTCGTCTCCGGGTTGATCCAGCAGGGCCACAATCCCAACATGGTCCAGGTTGACCTCGGCACCGTTGAGGCACTGCTCCCGCCGCCCGAACAGGTGCCGGGGGAGAAGTACCCGCATGGTGCCCGCCTGCGTGCCTATGTGGTGGATGTGCACCGCGGCATGAAGGGTCCCTCGATCACGCTGTCCCGCTCGCACCCTGGCCTGGTCCGCAAACTCTTCGAACTGGAAGTCCCGGAGATCGCGGACCACAGCGTCGAGATCGTGGCGCTGGCGCGCGAGGCGGGCCACCGGACCAAGATCGCGGTCAAGGCCAACATTCCGGGCCTTAACGCCAAGGGCGCCTGCATTGGCGAGATGGGTTCCCGCGTGCGCGCCGTCATGACCGAACTGCACGATGAGAAGATCGACATCGTGGACTTCAGCGAGGACCCGGCAACGTTCATTGGCAATGCCCTCTCTCCCTCGCGCGTGTCTTCGGTCACCATCACGGACGCGGACCTGCGTTCCGCACGGGTGGTCGTACCGGACTACCAGCTGTCCCTGGCCATCGGCAAAGAAGGCCAGAACGCCCGGTTGGCTGCCAAGCTCACCGGCTGGCGGATCGACATTGTGTCCGATGCCGTGGCGGTCCAGCAGTAG
- a CDS encoding YlxR family protein, translating to MVRSSDFQPGGHDSRQQGAVSASPQRTCVGCRRRDDQAGLLRLVTADGASTVVVDQFRRLPGRGAWLHPQPECLAMAVKRRAFNRAFRGKVDSRAVEGYFQALDPAAENVTGSHQPSNLKAGQKTDGNPMSAK from the coding sequence ATGGTCCGGTCTTCCGACTTCCAGCCCGGTGGGCATGATTCCCGCCAGCAGGGTGCCGTTTCGGCTTCGCCGCAGCGCACCTGCGTGGGCTGTCGCCGTCGGGATGACCAGGCCGGTTTGCTGCGTTTGGTCACAGCAGACGGTGCGAGCACCGTCGTCGTGGATCAATTTCGCCGCCTGCCCGGGCGGGGTGCCTGGCTGCATCCCCAACCCGAATGCCTGGCAATGGCTGTGAAGCGGCGTGCCTTCAACAGGGCCTTTAGGGGTAAAGTTGATAGCCGTGCCGTGGAAGGTTACTTCCAAGCACTTGATCCGGCCGCGGAAAACGTGACCGGATCACACCAACCGTCCAACCTGAAAGCGGGTCAGAAAACTGATGGAAACCCGATGAGTGCCAAGTGA
- the infB gene encoding translation initiation factor IF-2 — protein sequence MAKVRVHELAKELGITSKDAVAKLQELGEFVRSASSTIEAPVVKKLRDAYPAAPAKNASPAPAAKAAPKPAAAPTPGPKTEAKPAAAQPAASSAPAAPAAPAAQAPAPAAPAAPAPQAPAPAAPAAPAAKADTPAPAKPGAAAPAKPGSAAPRPGGTRAGGAPRPGNNPFATSQGMPRGARGDRERDGERAPRPGNNPFATSQGMPRGGRDGAPRPAAAGQGGPRPAAGQGGPRPGAPRPGAPRPGAPRPGAPRPGAPRPGGGPGGARPTPGMMPNRTERPAPAGRGGAPGRPGAPGRPGTGGPGGGAPAGGGFGKGGRGRGGTQGAFGKGGAGRGKQRKSKRAKRQELEQMSAPSLGGVSVPRGDGKTVVRLRRGSSITDFADKIEANPAALVTVLFHLGEMATATQSLDEETFELLGEELGYKIQVVSPEDEERELLDSFDIDLEAELEAEGDEELEKRAAVVTVMGHVDHGKTRLLDAIRNTKVVEGEHGGITQHIGAYQIGVEHDGRDRRITFIDTPGHEAFTAMRARGAKVTDIAILVVAADDGVMPQTIEALNHAQAANVPIVVAVNKIDKEGANPDKIRGQLTEYGLVPEEYGGDTMFVDVSARQNLNIDDLLSAVLLTADAALDLRANPNKDARGIAIEANLDKGRGAVATVLVQSGTLHVGDTIVAGIAHGRVRAMFNENGDTVEAAEPSRPVQVLGLSTVPRAGDTFLVTDDERTARQIAEKREAADRNAALAKRRKRISLEDFDKAVAEGKVDTLNLILKGDVSGAVEALEDSLLKIDVGEDVQLRVIHRGVGAITQNDVNLATVDNAIIIGFNVKPAERVAELADREGVDMRFYSVIYAAIDDIELALKGMLKPEYEEFQLGTAEIREIFRSSKHGNIAGSIVRSGIIRRNTKARVSRDGKVIGDNLSVDSLKRFKDDATEVREGFECGIGLGSFNDLKEGDMIETFEMREKPRA from the coding sequence GTGGCCAAGGTCCGCGTACACGAGCTCGCAAAAGAGCTCGGTATTACCTCGAAAGATGCAGTAGCAAAACTGCAGGAACTGGGCGAATTCGTCCGGTCCGCCTCATCCACGATTGAGGCTCCCGTCGTGAAGAAACTTCGCGACGCCTATCCGGCCGCTCCGGCGAAGAACGCTTCCCCCGCTCCGGCAGCCAAGGCTGCACCGAAGCCGGCGGCTGCTCCGACGCCCGGGCCCAAAACCGAAGCGAAGCCAGCTGCCGCACAGCCGGCCGCATCCAGTGCGCCCGCTGCTCCTGCAGCACCGGCTGCCCAGGCTCCGGCTCCCGCTGCTCCGGCAGCACCGGCTCCCCAGGCTCCGGCTCCGGCAGCACCGGCTGCTCCGGCTGCCAAGGCCGATACTCCGGCACCGGCGAAGCCAGGCGCAGCAGCACCGGCCAAACCCGGCTCCGCTGCTCCGCGTCCAGGCGGCACCCGTGCAGGTGGCGCCCCCCGCCCCGGCAACAATCCGTTTGCAACATCGCAGGGCATGCCCCGCGGCGCCCGTGGCGACCGCGAGCGTGATGGCGAGCGTGCACCGCGTCCGGGAAACAATCCGTTTGCAACGTCGCAGGGCATGCCCCGCGGCGGTCGTGACGGGGCTCCCCGTCCGGCGGCAGCGGGACAGGGCGGACCTCGTCCGGCTGCAGGCCAGGGCGGTCCCCGTCCCGGTGCTCCGCGTCCGGGTGCTCCGCGTCCGGGTGCCCCGCGTCCCGGCGCGCCCCGTCCGGGTGCTCCGCGTCCGGGCGGCGGTCCCGGCGGCGCACGTCCGACTCCGGGCATGATGCCCAACCGTACCGAGCGTCCGGCGCCTGCCGGCCGCGGCGGTGCTCCGGGCCGTCCGGGTGCTCCCGGCCGTCCGGGTACCGGCGGTCCCGGTGGCGGTGCTCCCGCCGGCGGTGGCTTCGGCAAGGGTGGCCGCGGACGCGGTGGCACCCAGGGTGCTTTCGGTAAGGGAGGCGCCGGCCGCGGCAAGCAGCGCAAGTCCAAGCGCGCCAAGCGCCAGGAACTGGAGCAGATGAGTGCTCCGTCGCTGGGTGGCGTGAGCGTACCCCGCGGCGACGGCAAGACCGTTGTGCGCCTGCGCCGTGGTTCTTCGATCACGGACTTTGCCGACAAGATCGAGGCCAACCCGGCCGCACTGGTCACCGTGCTGTTCCACCTCGGCGAAATGGCTACGGCCACGCAGTCGCTGGACGAGGAAACCTTCGAACTGCTGGGCGAGGAACTGGGCTACAAGATCCAGGTTGTTTCCCCCGAAGACGAAGAGCGCGAGCTGCTGGACTCCTTCGACATCGACCTCGAAGCCGAACTTGAGGCTGAGGGCGATGAAGAGCTGGAGAAGCGTGCAGCCGTTGTCACGGTCATGGGCCACGTTGACCACGGTAAGACCCGACTGCTCGACGCCATCCGCAACACCAAGGTTGTTGAAGGCGAGCACGGCGGCATTACCCAGCACATTGGTGCATACCAGATCGGCGTCGAGCATGATGGACGCGACCGTCGGATCACCTTTATCGATACTCCGGGCCACGAGGCGTTCACCGCCATGCGTGCCCGTGGTGCGAAGGTCACCGACATCGCCATCCTCGTTGTCGCAGCCGATGACGGCGTGATGCCGCAGACCATTGAGGCGCTCAACCACGCCCAGGCGGCGAATGTGCCGATCGTCGTGGCCGTGAACAAGATCGATAAGGAAGGCGCCAACCCGGACAAGATCCGCGGCCAGCTGACCGAGTACGGCCTGGTTCCGGAAGAGTACGGCGGCGACACGATGTTCGTGGACGTCTCTGCGCGGCAGAACCTGAACATCGACGATCTGCTCTCGGCCGTGCTGCTGACTGCAGACGCGGCGCTGGACCTGCGTGCCAACCCGAACAAGGACGCCCGTGGTATCGCCATTGAAGCGAACCTGGACAAGGGCCGTGGTGCGGTGGCAACCGTGCTGGTCCAGTCCGGTACGCTGCATGTCGGCGACACGATCGTTGCCGGTATTGCGCACGGCCGCGTCCGTGCCATGTTCAACGAGAACGGCGACACGGTCGAAGCCGCGGAGCCGTCCCGTCCGGTCCAGGTACTGGGTCTGTCGACCGTGCCGCGTGCCGGCGACACCTTCCTGGTGACCGACGACGAGCGGACCGCCCGCCAGATCGCTGAGAAGCGTGAGGCTGCGGATCGTAACGCCGCTCTGGCCAAGCGCCGCAAGCGCATCAGCCTGGAAGACTTCGACAAGGCTGTGGCCGAGGGCAAGGTTGATACCCTCAACCTCATCCTCAAGGGTGACGTTTCCGGTGCGGTTGAAGCTTTGGAAGACTCGCTGCTCAAGATCGACGTTGGCGAAGATGTGCAGCTGCGCGTCATCCACCGCGGTGTCGGTGCCATCACGCAGAACGACGTCAACCTGGCGACGGTCGACAACGCGATCATCATCGGGTTCAACGTCAAGCCTGCCGAGCGCGTGGCTGAACTGGCTGACCGCGAGGGCGTGGACATGCGCTTCTACTCGGTCATCTACGCGGCCATCGACGATATCGAGCTGGCCCTCAAGGGCATGCTCAAGCCGGAATACGAAGAGTTCCAGCTTGGCACGGCGGAAATCCGCGAGATCTTCCGTTCGTCCAAGCACGGAAACATCGCAGGTTCCATCGTCCGCTCCGGCATCATCCGGCGTAATACCAAGGCCCGTGTCAGCCGCGATGGCAAGGTCATCGGCGACAACCTCAGCGTTGACTCGCTGAAGCGGTTCAAGGATGACGCCACCGAGGTCCGCGAGGGCTTCGAGTGCGGTATCGGCCTGGGGTCGTTCAACGACCTGAAGGAAGGCGACATGATCGAGACCTTCGAGATGCGCGAGAAGCCGCGCGCCTAA
- the rbfA gene encoding 30S ribosome-binding factor RbfA — translation MADPARAAKLADRIKVVVAQALERRVKDPRLGFVTITDARVTNDLQHATLYYTVFGDETQQADTRKALESAKGVLRSEVGKNITVRLTPTLEFVPDEIPVNASHLEELLRAAKARDAEVAALAEGAVFAGESDPYRKDEEDDDEGFTDEADEAAK, via the coding sequence ATGGCCGATCCAGCACGCGCCGCAAAACTGGCAGACCGGATTAAAGTTGTGGTTGCACAAGCGTTGGAGCGCAGGGTCAAGGACCCTCGGCTCGGTTTTGTCACCATCACTGATGCCCGAGTCACCAACGACTTGCAGCACGCCACGCTTTACTACACCGTTTTCGGCGACGAGACCCAGCAGGCGGACACCCGCAAGGCGCTGGAGTCCGCCAAGGGGGTCCTGCGCTCCGAGGTTGGCAAGAACATCACGGTACGGCTGACCCCGACCCTGGAGTTCGTCCCGGACGAGATCCCGGTCAACGCCAGTCATCTGGAGGAACTGCTGCGGGCTGCCAAGGCCCGCGATGCCGAGGTTGCGGCCCTGGCAGAGGGCGCGGTTTTCGCCGGTGAGTCCGATCCGTACCGCAAGGACGAAGAGGACGACGACGAGGGCTTCACCGACGAAGCGGACGAGGCAGCCAAGTAG
- a CDS encoding ScyD/ScyE family protein, which translates to MKSTKLCIALPIALGMVLTSGIATANASHRDDPRPRHVETLTVDPPLFSPLSLATGRHNTEVYVTQNFAGTLDRITEDGDLRNVYETATEGTEVGAVSRYRDTLYFMEGTGAGEHDPAPNVQVIKTRSDDGTVHDIADVAKHEAKHNPDGKVTYGFRHVEDKSCLDQIKMPMDRPDKYKGGVDSHAYATAVKRHSIFVADAGANAIFRINKDSERVRTVAVLPPTRVKITKELAQEKKLPDCVIGERLYLEPVPTDVEIGDDGWLYVSTLPGGAEDTSWGELGAVYKVHARTGKTIEIADGFAGATGLALSRRGDIYVAEMFGDKISVVKNGSDRVRTFLKTKVPGAVEIEGRTLYATMNAAPQMPPAGQVIKVRLR; encoded by the coding sequence GTGAAAAGCACCAAGTTATGCATCGCCTTGCCAATCGCCCTTGGAATGGTTCTGACTTCCGGGATCGCCACAGCCAACGCATCGCACCGCGATGATCCCCGTCCGCGTCATGTCGAAACGCTCACCGTGGATCCCCCGCTGTTCTCTCCGTTGAGCCTAGCAACCGGCAGGCACAACACCGAGGTCTACGTCACGCAAAACTTCGCCGGCACCCTTGACCGCATCACGGAAGACGGGGACCTGCGCAACGTCTACGAGACGGCAACGGAGGGAACGGAAGTCGGCGCGGTATCGCGCTACCGCGACACCCTGTATTTCATGGAGGGTACCGGTGCCGGCGAACACGATCCTGCGCCGAACGTGCAGGTGATCAAGACCCGGTCCGATGACGGGACGGTCCATGACATCGCCGACGTTGCCAAGCATGAGGCCAAGCATAATCCGGACGGGAAGGTGACCTATGGCTTCCGCCATGTCGAGGACAAGAGCTGCCTCGACCAGATCAAGATGCCCATGGACCGGCCTGACAAGTACAAGGGCGGCGTGGATTCGCATGCCTATGCCACCGCGGTGAAGCGGCACAGCATCTTTGTAGCCGATGCCGGTGCCAACGCGATCTTCAGGATCAACAAAGATTCCGAACGGGTAAGGACCGTTGCGGTGCTTCCCCCAACCAGGGTCAAAATCACCAAGGAACTGGCCCAGGAGAAGAAACTGCCGGACTGCGTTATCGGCGAACGCCTGTATCTTGAACCGGTACCTACCGACGTCGAAATCGGCGACGACGGCTGGCTGTACGTCAGCACGCTGCCCGGCGGGGCCGAAGACACCAGCTGGGGTGAGCTCGGAGCCGTCTACAAAGTCCACGCGAGGACGGGAAAGACCATCGAAATAGCCGACGGATTCGCCGGTGCCACCGGACTGGCCTTGAGCAGGCGCGGGGACATTTATGTGGCCGAGATGTTCGGCGACAAGATCTCCGTCGTCAAGAACGGCAGCGACAGGGTGCGCACGTTCCTCAAGACCAAGGTCCCGGGAGCGGTGGAGATCGAGGGCCGTACCCTTTACGCCACCATGAACGCCGCGCCGCAGATGCCTCCGGCCGGGCAGGTCATCAAGGTCCGCCTCCGGTAG
- a CDS encoding nucleoside deaminase, whose product MENDADRVAEYLARTVALAVRNVGAEGGPFGAIVVAPDGRMFEGSNRVTANNDPTAHAEVVAIRHACSELGTFNLAGCSLYSSCEPCPLCLSAALWSRLDHVYFAADRHDAARAGFDDAEFYDYIQGRGDLSLMPVEQIVVPTSQEPFRSWEQLDAKTEY is encoded by the coding sequence ATGGAAAACGATGCTGATCGCGTAGCCGAATATCTGGCCCGGACGGTAGCCCTGGCCGTACGCAACGTCGGTGCCGAAGGCGGGCCCTTCGGCGCCATAGTGGTCGCGCCTGACGGAAGGATGTTCGAGGGCAGCAACCGCGTGACCGCCAACAATGACCCGACGGCGCATGCAGAAGTCGTGGCCATCCGCCATGCCTGCAGCGAACTTGGAACTTTCAATCTCGCCGGCTGCTCCCTCTACAGCAGCTGCGAACCGTGTCCGCTGTGCCTCTCCGCAGCGCTCTGGTCGCGGCTGGACCACGTGTACTTTGCCGCCGACCGCCACGACGCTGCCCGGGCAGGCTTTGACGACGCCGAATTCTACGACTACATCCAGGGCAGGGGAGATCTTAGTCTCATGCCGGTGGAACAGATTGTGGTGCCGACATCGCAGGAACCCTTCCGGAGCTGGGAACAACTCGATGCCAAAACGGAGTACTGA
- the truB gene encoding tRNA pseudouridine(55) synthase TruB: protein MRRLAGTRKVGHAGTLDPMATGVLVVGVNRATRLLTYIVGTSKTYTATIRLGQSTVTDDAEGDVLNETIAAAVTEQEIHDAVATLTGEIQQVPSSVSAIKVNGERSYARVRAGNEVKLAARPVTVSRFDIHQVRRERGGKLLDVDVTVECSSGTYIRALARDLGNALGVGGHLTALRRTQVGPYSIEAAATLEELAEELQMLELDDAARALFPARELNDAEAADLSHGRRISAGQDPAPVAAFAPDGTLIALLENKGETAKPLLVFAAGNDEGKR, encoded by the coding sequence ATGCGGCGGCTGGCGGGGACCCGAAAAGTGGGCCACGCCGGCACCCTGGACCCGATGGCCACCGGCGTGCTGGTGGTGGGCGTCAACCGGGCCACCCGGCTGCTGACCTACATCGTGGGCACCTCGAAGACCTACACGGCAACCATCAGGCTGGGCCAGTCGACCGTCACGGACGACGCCGAGGGGGACGTCCTCAACGAAACCATTGCCGCCGCGGTCACCGAGCAGGAGATCCACGACGCCGTCGCCACGCTGACCGGAGAGATCCAGCAGGTTCCCAGCAGCGTTTCCGCCATCAAGGTCAATGGCGAGCGGTCCTACGCGCGGGTCCGGGCCGGCAACGAGGTGAAGCTGGCTGCCCGGCCGGTGACTGTCAGCCGTTTCGACATCCATCAGGTCCGGCGCGAACGCGGCGGCAAACTGCTCGACGTCGATGTGACCGTGGAATGCTCGTCCGGAACGTACATTCGTGCCCTCGCACGGGACCTCGGCAATGCGCTGGGAGTGGGCGGGCACCTGACGGCCCTTCGCCGCACGCAGGTCGGACCGTACAGCATCGAGGCCGCAGCGACGCTGGAGGAACTGGCGGAGGAACTGCAGATGCTCGAGCTGGACGATGCGGCGCGCGCTCTGTTCCCGGCACGTGAACTGAACGATGCCGAAGCAGCGGACCTGTCCCATGGACGGCGGATCTCCGCCGGGCAGGACCCGGCGCCGGTGGCAGCGTTTGCCCCGGATGGAACTTTGATTGCACTTTTGGAGAACAAAGGCGAAACGGCGAAGCCCCTGCTGGTGTTCGCCGCCGGGAATGATGAGGGTAAGCGTTAG